The Micromonospora sp. NBC_01740 genome includes a window with the following:
- a CDS encoding lysophospholipid acyltransferase family protein — protein MPELVYPPVIAAAKTMFRVLDLKITIEGAHHVPRTGGAVLASNHVSYLDFIFCGLGANPAKRLVRFMAKKSVFTHKVSGPLMRGMRHIPVDRRAGAGSYATAVSALKRGEVVGVFPEATISRSFTVKSLKSGTTRMAAEAGVPVLPVAIWGTQRLWTKGRPRTLTRRHTPITILIGEPMDPAAYPDANAMTVDLKERLTALVDRAQREYPDAPAGPDDTWWLPAHLGGTAPSLEEAADLEVRRRAAAVDPDA, from the coding sequence ATGCCGGAACTCGTGTACCCGCCCGTGATCGCCGCCGCCAAGACGATGTTCCGGGTCCTCGACCTGAAGATCACGATTGAGGGCGCCCACCACGTGCCGCGTACGGGCGGGGCGGTGCTGGCCAGCAACCACGTCAGCTACCTCGACTTCATCTTCTGCGGGCTGGGCGCGAACCCCGCGAAGCGGCTCGTCCGGTTCATGGCCAAGAAGTCCGTCTTCACGCACAAGGTGTCCGGCCCGCTGATGCGGGGCATGCGGCACATCCCGGTGGACCGGCGGGCGGGCGCCGGGTCGTACGCGACGGCGGTCAGCGCGTTGAAGCGCGGTGAGGTGGTCGGCGTCTTCCCGGAGGCGACGATCAGCCGGTCGTTCACGGTCAAGTCGCTCAAGAGCGGGACGACCCGGATGGCGGCCGAGGCCGGTGTGCCGGTGCTGCCGGTCGCAATCTGGGGCACCCAGCGGCTCTGGACCAAGGGCCGACCGCGCACCCTGACCCGCCGGCACACCCCGATCACGATCCTGATCGGCGAGCCGATGGACCCGGCGGCCTACCCGGACGCCAACGCGATGACCGTTGACCTGAAGGAGCGGCTCACCGCGCTGGTCGACCGGGCTCAGCGGGAGTACCCCGACGCCCCCGCCGGCCCGGACGACACGTGGTGGCTCCCGGCGCACCTGGGCGGCACCGCGCCAAGCCTGGAGGAGGCCGCCGACCTGGAGGTCCGCCGCCGGGCCGCCGCGGTCGACCCCGACGCCTGA
- a CDS encoding amylo-alpha-1,6-glucosidase: MAQNTIRILDGSTFVVSEDTGDIEATPSEPTGFFSLDTRFLSTWVLTVNGDRLTPLSYDDLQYYEARFFLVPGMATHYIDAKLSIVRERAVGGSFRETLTILNHDEKPIDLEIRMEAASDFADLFQVKDEILNKKGEIYTEVESDRLRLGYRRGNFIRETLISASPAPRYDRKGFAYSIHLQPNEQWKSEIDVKTMAVSPGGRDLRMGLRAHTTERLALQHDLEEWIARAPKVNSQHDRVASTYRRSLIDLAALRFSPLSLGGASLPAAGLPWFMTMFGRDSILTCLQTLPFTPELSKTTLRILASLQGTRFDDFRDEDPGRILHEMRYGETAAFEEQPHSPYYGSVDATPLFLVLLDEYEKWSGDVELVRELERECRAALEWIDDYADLVGSGYIWYERRNTDTGLENQCWKDSWDSISYRDGTLPPFPRATCEVQGYAYDAKLRAARLAREFWGDPDFADRLEREAAALKERFNRDFWVADGEYYALALDPDGRQCDVLSSNIGHLLWSGIVDDDRAEKIAEHLVGPRLFTGWGVRTLAEGEVRYNPIGYHNGTIWPFDNSFIAWGLRRYGFAEEAAVIANGILDAATYFQGRLPEAFGGYPRELTKFPVEYPTACSPQAWSTGTPLLLLRTMLGLEPHEGHLAVEPRLPIGMGRIEVLDIPGRWGRVDAFARGRLDMHRLTD, from the coding sequence ATGGCGCAGAACACGATCCGGATCCTGGACGGCAGCACCTTCGTGGTGTCAGAGGACACCGGGGACATCGAGGCGACGCCGAGCGAGCCGACCGGGTTCTTCTCGCTGGACACCCGCTTCCTGTCGACGTGGGTGCTGACGGTCAACGGGGACCGACTCACCCCCCTGTCGTACGACGACCTGCAGTACTACGAGGCCCGCTTCTTCCTGGTGCCGGGGATGGCCACCCACTACATCGACGCGAAGCTGTCGATCGTCCGGGAGCGGGCGGTGGGGGGCAGTTTCCGGGAGACGCTCACCATCCTCAACCACGACGAGAAGCCGATCGACCTGGAGATCAGGATGGAGGCGGCGTCCGACTTCGCCGACCTGTTCCAGGTCAAGGACGAGATCCTCAACAAGAAGGGCGAGATCTACACGGAGGTCGAGTCCGACCGGCTGCGCCTGGGCTACCGGCGGGGCAACTTCATCCGGGAGACGCTGATCTCCGCGTCCCCGGCTCCACGCTACGACCGCAAGGGCTTCGCCTACTCGATCCACCTCCAGCCCAACGAGCAGTGGAAATCCGAGATCGACGTCAAGACGATGGCGGTCTCCCCGGGCGGGCGGGACCTGCGGATGGGGCTGCGGGCGCACACCACCGAGCGGCTCGCCCTCCAGCACGACCTCGAGGAGTGGATCGCCAGGGCCCCCAAGGTCAACAGTCAGCACGACCGGGTCGCCTCGACGTACCGCCGCAGCCTGATCGACCTGGCCGCGCTGCGCTTCTCGCCGCTCTCCCTCGGCGGGGCGTCGTTGCCGGCCGCCGGCCTGCCCTGGTTCATGACCATGTTCGGGCGGGACAGCATCCTCACCTGCCTGCAGACGCTGCCGTTCACGCCGGAGCTGTCGAAGACCACGCTGCGGATCCTGGCCTCGCTCCAGGGCACCCGGTTCGACGACTTCCGGGACGAGGACCCGGGCCGGATCCTGCACGAGATGCGGTACGGCGAGACCGCCGCCTTCGAGGAACAGCCGCACTCGCCGTACTACGGGTCGGTGGACGCGACCCCGCTGTTCCTGGTGCTGCTCGACGAGTACGAGAAGTGGAGCGGGGACGTCGAGCTGGTCAGGGAGCTGGAGCGGGAGTGCCGGGCCGCGCTGGAGTGGATCGACGACTACGCCGACCTGGTCGGCAGCGGCTACATCTGGTACGAGCGGCGCAACACCGACACCGGCCTGGAGAACCAGTGCTGGAAGGACTCCTGGGACTCCATCTCCTACCGGGACGGCACGCTGCCGCCGTTCCCCCGGGCCACCTGCGAGGTGCAGGGGTACGCGTACGACGCGAAGCTGCGGGCCGCCCGCCTGGCGCGCGAGTTCTGGGGTGACCCGGACTTCGCCGACCGGTTGGAGCGGGAGGCGGCGGCGCTCAAGGAGCGGTTCAACCGGGACTTCTGGGTGGCGGACGGCGAGTACTACGCCCTCGCCCTGGACCCGGACGGGCGCCAGTGCGACGTGCTCAGCTCCAACATCGGTCACCTGCTGTGGAGCGGCATCGTCGACGACGACCGGGCCGAGAAGATCGCCGAGCACCTGGTCGGGCCCCGGCTCTTCACCGGCTGGGGGGTGCGGACGCTGGCCGAGGGCGAGGTCCGCTACAACCCGATCGGCTACCACAACGGCACGATCTGGCCGTTCGACAACTCCTTCATCGCCTGGGGCCTGCGCCGGTACGGCTTCGCCGAGGAGGCGGCGGTCATCGCCAACGGCATCCTCGACGCGGCCACCTACTTCCAGGGCCGGCTGCCGGAGGCGTTCGGGGGCTATCCCCGCGAGCTGACCAAGTTCCCGGTGGAGTACCCGACGGCGTGCAGCCCGCAGGCCTGGTCGACCGGCACGCCACTGCTGCTGCTGCGGACGATGCTCGGCCTGGAGCCGCACGAGGGGCACCTCGCGGTGGAGCCCCGGCTGCCGATCGGGATGGGGCGGATCGAGGTGCTGGACATCCCGGGCCGGTGGGGCCGCGTCGACGCGTTCGCCCGGGGCCGCCTCGACATGCACCGGCTCACCGACTAG
- a CDS encoding SCP2 sterol-binding domain-containing protein: MVDATTRFFEDLDRRGYDPLLAKSSGTLRLDLHEGAHTTHWLLRIDRGRLQVSQEDQDADTVVGTSPELFEEIAAGREHGVAALLRGDMTVSGDLRLVVQMERLFPSHPDTRGPRRHFRSRQEVR; encoded by the coding sequence ATGGTGGACGCGACGACGAGGTTCTTCGAGGACCTCGACCGGCGGGGGTACGACCCCCTGCTGGCGAAGTCCTCCGGGACCCTGCGCCTGGACCTGCACGAGGGGGCGCACACGACGCACTGGCTGCTGCGGATCGACCGCGGGCGGCTCCAGGTCAGCCAGGAGGACCAGGATGCCGACACGGTGGTCGGGACCAGCCCCGAGCTCTTCGAGGAGATCGCCGCCGGCCGCGAGCACGGGGTGGCCGCGCTGCTGCGAGGGGACATGACGGTGAGCGGGGACCTGCGGCTGGTGGTGCAGATGGAGCGGCTCTTCCCCAGCCATCCGGACACCCGTGGACCACGTCGGCATTTCAGGTCCCGTCAGGAGGTGCGGTGA
- a CDS encoding CBS domain-containing protein: MTTVGEFMTTRLVTMDGNDTLIAAAQEMRDSAIGDVVVTDGDDVIGIVTDRDITVRGVAENMDPNSTPLNQITSKDVITVSQYDDAVAAADLMRTYAVRRLPVIDDGRLVGLVSMGDLAVEREPQSVLADISADEPNN, translated from the coding sequence ATGACAACGGTCGGAGAGTTCATGACGACCCGGTTGGTGACGATGGACGGCAACGACACGCTGATCGCCGCGGCGCAGGAGATGCGCGACAGCGCCATCGGCGACGTGGTGGTGACCGACGGCGACGACGTCATCGGCATCGTGACGGACCGGGACATCACGGTCCGGGGCGTGGCCGAGAACATGGACCCGAACTCGACCCCGCTCAACCAGATCACCAGCAAGGACGTGATCACGGTCAGCCAGTACGACGACGCGGTCGCCGCCGCCGACCTGATGCGGACCTACGCCGTACGCCGGTTGCCGGTCATCGACGACGGGCGGCTGGTCGGCCTGGTCTCGATGGGTGACCTCGCCGTGGAGCGGGAACCGCAGTCGGTGCTCGCCGACATCAGCGCCGACGAACCGAACAACTGA
- a CDS encoding PPOX class F420-dependent oxidoreductase, whose product MADDETQRALTELIAGHRLGVLATLKRDGRPQLSTVIYAFDSGAALIRVSVTDGRAKTANLRRDPRASFHVASDDGWAYAVAEGRAELTPVAADPQDATVTELVDLYRAIQGEHPDWADYRRAMVAEGRLVLRLHVERLYGLPPRA is encoded by the coding sequence GTGGCGGACGACGAGACCCAGCGGGCGTTGACGGAGCTGATCGCCGGCCACCGGCTGGGGGTGCTGGCCACGCTCAAGCGGGACGGGCGCCCGCAGCTCTCCACCGTCATCTACGCCTTCGACAGCGGTGCGGCCCTGATCCGCGTCTCGGTGACCGACGGCCGGGCCAAGACCGCCAACCTGCGCCGGGACCCGCGCGCCTCGTTCCACGTCGCCAGCGACGACGGCTGGGCGTACGCGGTCGCGGAGGGGCGCGCCGAGCTGACGCCGGTGGCCGCCGACCCGCAGGACGCGACCGTGACGGAGCTGGTCGACCTCTACCGGGCGATCCAGGGCGAGCATCCGGACTGGGCCGACTACCGGCGGGCGATGGTCGCCGAGGGGCGCCTCGTGCTCCGGCTGCACGTCGAGCGCCTCTACGGCCTCCCGCCGCGCGCCTGA
- a CDS encoding aspartate-semialdehyde dehydrogenase, translating to MRIGIVGATGQVGGVMRQVLAEREFPAEQVRLFASARSAGRTLPWRDGEVTVEDAATADYSGLDIVLFSAGKGSAKELAPRVAAAGAVVIDNSSAFRMDPEVPLVVAEVNPHAAAVRPKGIIANPNCTTMAAMPVLRPLHAEAELVSLVVSTYQAVSGAGLAGVAELDEQVRKVAEHAAGLAFDGAAVEFPAPRSFARPIAFNVLPLAGSIVDDGSFETDEEQKLRNESRRILEIPGLRVSGTCVRVPVFTGHSLQINARFARPISPQRARELLDGAPGVALADVPTPLQAAGQDPTFVGRIRADETVEHGLALFCSNDNLRKGAALNAVQLAELVAAERR from the coding sequence ATGAGGATCGGCATTGTGGGGGCCACCGGCCAGGTCGGTGGCGTGATGCGGCAGGTGCTGGCGGAGCGGGAGTTCCCGGCGGAGCAGGTGCGGTTGTTCGCCTCGGCGCGGTCGGCCGGGCGCACCCTGCCCTGGCGGGACGGCGAGGTGACCGTGGAGGACGCGGCCACCGCCGACTATTCCGGGCTCGACATCGTGCTCTTCTCCGCCGGCAAGGGCAGCGCGAAGGAACTCGCGCCCCGGGTCGCCGCCGCCGGCGCCGTCGTCATCGACAACTCCTCGGCGTTCCGCATGGACCCGGAGGTGCCGCTGGTCGTCGCCGAGGTCAACCCGCACGCCGCCGCCGTACGCCCCAAGGGGATCATCGCCAACCCGAACTGCACGACGATGGCCGCGATGCCCGTGCTGCGCCCGCTGCACGCCGAGGCGGAACTGGTCAGCCTGGTCGTCTCGACGTACCAGGCGGTCTCCGGCGCCGGCCTGGCCGGCGTCGCCGAACTCGACGAGCAGGTCCGCAAGGTCGCCGAGCACGCCGCCGGCCTCGCCTTCGACGGCGCGGCCGTGGAGTTCCCGGCCCCCCGCTCGTTCGCCCGGCCGATCGCGTTCAACGTGCTCCCGCTCGCCGGCTCGATCGTCGACGACGGCAGCTTCGAGACCGACGAGGAGCAGAAGCTGCGCAACGAGAGCCGCCGCATCCTGGAGATCCCCGGGCTGCGCGTCTCCGGCACCTGCGTACGGGTGCCCGTCTTCACCGGCCACTCGCTCCAGATCAACGCCCGCTTCGCCCGCCCGATCAGCCCGCAGCGGGCCCGCGAGCTGCTCGACGGCGCTCCCGGCGTGGCGCTCGCCGACGTGCCGACCCCGTTGCAGGCGGCCGGCCAGGACCCGACCTTCGTCGGGCGGATCCGCGCCGACGAGACCGTCGAGCACGGCCTCGCCCTGTTCTGCTCCAACGACAACCTGCGCAAGGGCGCCGCGCTCAACGCGGTGCAGCTCGCCGAGCTGGTCGCCGCCGAGCGCCGCTGA
- a CDS encoding M16 family metallopeptidase: MTLIADRPGPGAARPYRFPQVVRRTVAGGQVVAAHLPGQNLAVALLLLDAGAGREPTGKEGLGAVLAKALEEGTAQRDATAYALAIEGLGTELVIGLDWDSFQVSVQVPVERLNAAVELLAEAVRTPKLDPDDVRRVRDDEATALRMDWANPGPRADAALRADLFGAGNRWGRPLYGDPESVAALDVEDVTVFHSEWFIRPGTLVVAGDLDRLDLDALGAAAFAGTGGGPVDRGGPIEVPTRPGRRIILVDRPGSVQSTLRLGHPSPHRSHPDHVPMTLAGTVLGGAFTSRLNHLIREVRGYTYGIRGDFASSRRFGRFGVSSGVQTAVTAPAVVESVGEITRTRETGVTEEELAVARSWRAGQLSVELQSPRSIASALTTLVVHDLPDDYHARLRESLLAADVAEVSAAAATHLRPEDLTIVVEGDAAVIRDELVATGLGELVDHAS, encoded by the coding sequence ATGACGCTGATCGCCGACCGTCCCGGGCCCGGCGCCGCCCGCCCGTACCGGTTCCCGCAGGTGGTCCGCCGCACGGTGGCGGGTGGTCAGGTGGTCGCCGCGCACCTGCCCGGGCAGAACCTGGCGGTGGCGCTGCTGCTGCTCGACGCGGGCGCCGGCCGCGAACCCACCGGCAAGGAAGGGCTCGGCGCGGTGCTCGCCAAGGCCCTGGAGGAGGGGACCGCGCAGCGCGACGCGACGGCGTACGCGCTGGCGATCGAAGGGCTCGGCACCGAGCTGGTGATCGGGCTGGACTGGGACTCCTTTCAGGTCAGCGTGCAGGTGCCGGTGGAGCGGCTGAACGCCGCCGTGGAGCTGCTCGCCGAGGCGGTGCGCACCCCGAAGCTGGACCCGGACGACGTCCGGCGGGTCCGCGACGACGAGGCGACCGCGCTGCGGATGGACTGGGCCAACCCCGGCCCGCGGGCCGACGCGGCGCTGCGCGCGGACCTGTTCGGCGCCGGCAACCGCTGGGGCCGTCCCCTCTACGGCGACCCGGAGTCGGTGGCGGCGCTGGACGTCGAGGACGTCACGGTCTTCCACTCCGAGTGGTTCATCCGCCCCGGCACGCTGGTCGTCGCCGGGGACCTGGACCGGCTGGACCTGGACGCGCTCGGCGCGGCGGCGTTCGCGGGCACCGGCGGCGGGCCGGTCGACCGGGGCGGCCCGATCGAGGTGCCGACCCGGCCCGGCCGGCGGATCATCCTGGTGGACCGGCCCGGCTCGGTGCAGTCCACGCTGCGGCTGGGCCACCCGTCGCCGCACCGCTCCCACCCCGACCACGTGCCGATGACGCTCGCCGGCACGGTGCTCGGCGGGGCGTTCACCTCCCGGCTCAACCACCTGATCCGCGAGGTGCGCGGCTACACGTACGGCATCCGGGGCGACTTCGCCTCGTCCCGCCGGTTCGGCCGGTTCGGGGTCAGCTCCGGGGTGCAGACGGCGGTCACCGCGCCGGCCGTCGTCGAGTCGGTCGGCGAGATCACCCGTACCCGGGAGACCGGGGTGACCGAGGAGGAGTTGGCGGTCGCGCGCTCCTGGCGGGCCGGGCAGCTCTCCGTCGAGTTGCAGAGCCCCCGGTCGATCGCCTCCGCGCTGACCACCCTGGTCGTGCACGACCTGCCCGACGACTACCACGCCCGGTTGCGCGAGTCGCTGCTCGCCGCCGACGTGGCGGAGGTCTCCGCGGCGGCCGCCACGCACCTGCGCCCGGAGGACCTCACCATCGTGGTGGAGGGCGACGCCGCGGTGATCCGCGACGAACTCGTCGCCACCGGCCTGGGCGAGCTGGTCGACCACGCCTCCTGA
- a CDS encoding M16 family metallopeptidase, with the protein MPDSGYPWPIETTRLDNGLRVVVSEDRTAPAVAVNLWYDVGSRHEPEGQTGFAHLFEHLMFEGSVNVAKTEHMKLVQGAGGSLNATTNPDRTNYFETVPAEHLELALWLEADRMGGLVPALTQETLDNQRDVVKNERRQRYDNVPYGDAWLRLLPLLYPPGHPYHHATIGSMADLNAADLATFQAFHRTYYAPNNAVLTVVGDASAAEVFALADKYFGALPPRAEIPPAPDGRTVPATGRPAVETVTAEVPAPRVYIAHRTHPFGSPGYDVLTVLATVLGSGRGSRLYQRLADGERIAQPDMVGAYGVDLAHAPAPLIATATARPGVSAERLGAGLAEVVDELATVPVTTTELDRAKSLLSTSWWRQMSTVDGRADTLGRYATQFGDPAKAAERLPAWLAVTAEQIAEAAAEVLAADDRVTLTYLPEEKP; encoded by the coding sequence ATGCCCGACAGCGGTTACCCCTGGCCCATCGAGACCACCCGCCTGGACAACGGCCTGCGCGTGGTGGTGAGTGAGGACCGCACCGCTCCGGCGGTCGCCGTGAACCTCTGGTACGACGTCGGCTCCCGGCACGAGCCCGAGGGGCAGACCGGCTTCGCGCACCTCTTCGAGCACCTGATGTTCGAGGGCTCGGTCAACGTGGCGAAGACCGAGCACATGAAGCTGGTGCAGGGTGCGGGCGGCTCGCTCAACGCCACCACCAACCCGGACCGCACCAACTACTTCGAGACCGTCCCCGCCGAGCACCTGGAACTGGCGCTGTGGCTCGAGGCGGACCGGATGGGCGGCCTGGTCCCCGCGCTGACCCAGGAGACGCTGGACAACCAGCGGGACGTGGTCAAGAACGAGCGGCGCCAGCGCTACGACAACGTGCCCTACGGCGACGCCTGGCTGCGGCTGCTGCCGCTGCTCTACCCGCCCGGGCACCCCTACCACCACGCCACGATCGGGTCGATGGCCGACCTGAACGCCGCCGACCTGGCCACCTTCCAGGCGTTCCACCGGACGTACTACGCGCCGAACAACGCCGTGCTCACCGTCGTGGGCGACGCCTCGGCCGCCGAGGTGTTCGCGCTGGCCGACAAGTACTTCGGCGCCCTCCCGCCGCGCGCGGAGATCCCGCCGGCCCCGGACGGCCGGACCGTCCCGGCCACCGGCCGACCCGCCGTGGAGACGGTCACCGCCGAGGTGCCGGCGCCGCGCGTCTACATCGCGCACCGCACCCACCCCTTCGGCAGCCCCGGCTACGACGTGCTGACGGTGCTCGCCACCGTGCTGGGCAGCGGCCGGGGCAGCCGCCTCTACCAGCGCCTCGCCGACGGCGAGCGGATCGCCCAGCCCGACATGGTCGGGGCGTACGGGGTGGACCTGGCGCACGCACCCGCGCCGCTGATCGCCACCGCCACGGCCCGCCCCGGGGTGAGCGCCGAACGGCTGGGCGCCGGGCTGGCCGAGGTGGTCGACGAACTGGCCACCGTCCCGGTCACCACCACCGAACTGGACCGGGCCAAGTCCCTGCTGAGCACCTCGTGGTGGCGGCAGATGTCCACGGTGGACGGCCGGGCGGACACGCTCGGGCGCTACGCCACCCAGTTCGGCGACCCGGCGAAGGCCGCGGAGCGGCTGCCGGCCTGGCTCGCGGTGACCGCCGAGCAGATCGCCGAGGCCGCCGCCGAGGTGCTCGCCGCCGACGACCGGGTCACCCTGACCTACCTGCCCGAGGAGAAGCCCTGA
- a CDS encoding phosphodiesterase, with translation MPPAATVTDRAAVAVDRATAALARLRRARLLHPAGRSFAGEVVVWGTSGPPTGVPLLDGPGRFRATVRLSKGVPTPGDWPDVLGLAVRLHRDGERPFDLLVSSSGAAPLLRNLPLPRRRFAGTYSTIMPFRAGRRRLFLAALADPESPGLGRSLAEVAAAARADAPRLVLAVASAVGPWRPFGQVSLGAQLGAREDAALAFDPIGNLPPGLRAVGPIAWLREHSYRGSRRARGAVAQSGGSMGVTV, from the coding sequence ATGCCGCCTGCCGCCACCGTGACCGACCGGGCCGCCGTCGCGGTCGACCGCGCGACCGCCGCCCTGGCCCGGCTGCGCCGGGCCCGCCTGCTGCATCCCGCGGGCCGCTCGTTCGCGGGCGAGGTCGTCGTCTGGGGTACGTCGGGACCGCCGACCGGGGTGCCGCTGCTGGACGGCCCGGGCCGCTTCCGGGCGACCGTCCGGCTCTCCAAGGGCGTGCCCACGCCGGGCGACTGGCCGGACGTGCTGGGGCTGGCCGTGCGGCTGCACCGCGACGGTGAGCGGCCGTTCGACCTGCTGGTCAGCTCCAGCGGGGCCGCGCCGCTGCTGCGGAATTTGCCGCTGCCCCGGCGGCGCTTCGCGGGGACGTACAGCACGATCATGCCGTTTCGCGCGGGCCGGCGGCGGCTCTTCCTGGCCGCGCTGGCCGACCCGGAGTCGCCCGGCCTGGGCCGCAGCCTGGCCGAGGTGGCCGCCGCGGCCCGGGCGGACGCGCCGCGCCTGGTGCTCGCGGTCGCGTCCGCCGTCGGGCCGTGGCGTCCGTTCGGGCAGGTCAGCCTCGGTGCCCAGCTCGGCGCCCGGGAGGACGCGGCGCTGGCCTTCGACCCGATCGGCAACCTGCCGCCGGGGCTGCGGGCGGTCGGCCCGATCGCCTGGCTGCGGGAGCACAGCTACCGCGGCTCGCGACGGGCCCGGGGGGCCGTGGCTCAGTCGGGGGGCTCGATGGGGGTCACCGTCTGA
- a CDS encoding alkaline phosphatase PhoX — protein sequence MDRRTVLRATVVGGAAAFSGSLWAGAAHAAPAQPGASPYGPLGAADANGIQLPAGFTSRVVARSRQAVPGTSYTWHDAPDGGACFVAGTGWIYVSNSEILSTGGASAVRFAADGSVVSAYRILSNTNRNCAGGATGWGTWLSGEEVNRGYVYETYPQGGRAGVRRAAMGRFNHEAAACDPDRRVVYLTEDETNGCFYRFRPTTWGDLSAGTLEVLVAGTGTSGPVSWARVPDPDGSPTLTRDQVAGAKRFNGGEGCWYADGTCWFTTKGDNRVWAYDAVDQRIDLAYDDSLVSGTAPLTGVDNITGARSGDLYVAEDGGNMEINVITPAGVVAPFLRITGQSSSEICGPAFSPDGSRFYFSSQRGTSGSSSGGVTYEVRGPFRS from the coding sequence ATGGACCGTCGTACCGTCCTGCGCGCCACCGTCGTCGGCGGCGCCGCCGCCTTCTCCGGCAGTCTCTGGGCCGGCGCCGCCCATGCCGCCCCTGCTCAGCCGGGTGCCAGCCCCTACGGGCCGCTCGGCGCGGCCGACGCCAACGGCATCCAACTGCCCGCCGGCTTCACCAGCCGGGTCGTCGCCCGCTCCCGCCAGGCGGTGCCCGGCACGTCGTACACCTGGCACGACGCGCCCGACGGCGGCGCCTGCTTCGTCGCCGGCACCGGCTGGATCTACGTCTCGAACTCCGAGATCCTGAGCACCGGTGGGGCATCCGCGGTGCGCTTCGCCGCCGACGGCAGCGTCGTCTCGGCGTACCGCATCCTGTCGAACACCAACCGCAACTGCGCGGGCGGCGCGACCGGGTGGGGGACCTGGCTCTCCGGCGAGGAGGTCAACCGCGGGTACGTCTACGAGACGTACCCGCAGGGCGGCCGGGCCGGGGTCCGGCGGGCCGCGATGGGCCGGTTCAACCACGAGGCCGCCGCCTGCGACCCGGACCGCCGGGTCGTCTACCTCACCGAGGACGAGACCAACGGCTGCTTCTACCGGTTCCGGCCGACCACCTGGGGCGACCTCTCCGCCGGCACCCTGGAGGTGCTGGTCGCCGGCACGGGCACCAGCGGCCCGGTGAGCTGGGCGCGGGTGCCCGACCCGGACGGCTCGCCCACGCTCACCCGCGACCAGGTCGCCGGGGCGAAGCGGTTCAACGGCGGCGAGGGCTGCTGGTACGCCGACGGCACCTGCTGGTTCACCACCAAGGGCGACAACCGGGTCTGGGCCTACGACGCGGTCGACCAGCGCATCGACCTGGCGTACGACGACTCGCTGGTCTCCGGGACGGCGCCGCTGACCGGGGTGGACAACATCACCGGGGCCCGCTCGGGCGACCTCTACGTCGCCGAGGACGGCGGCAACATGGAGATCAACGTGATCACCCCGGCGGGGGTGGTCGCCCCGTTCCTGCGGATCACCGGCCAGTCCTCGTCGGAGATCTGCGGGCCGGCGTTCTCGCCCGACGGCAGCCGGTTCTACTTCTCGTCGCAGCGCGGCACGTCCGGCTCCTCCTCGGGTGGCGTCACCTACGAGGTACGCGGACCGTTCCGCTCCTGA
- a CDS encoding 3-deoxy-7-phosphoheptulonate synthase has translation MPTVTTPETVRVSDQRIDRVVPLTTPALLHHDLPLDDTLASAVLAGRRAVGRVLDGADDRLLVVVGPCSVHDPAAALEYAHLLRDAAARVADDLLVVMRVYFEKPRSTVGWKGLINDPGLDGSGDVNTGLRTARALLLDVLRLGLPVGCEFLDPITPQYIADTVAWGAIGARTVESQVHRQLASGLSMPIGMKNRPDGSIGTAVDAIRAAGVPHVFPGIDVSGTPAILHTRGNADGHLVLRGGGGRPNYDAESVAGALELLRAAGLPERVVIDASHANSGKDHRNQPRVAADVAAQLDAGQRGIVGIMLESFLLAGRQDLDPTRELTYGQSVTDACIGWDTTEEVLSHLAAAVRTRRRTPAPAPA, from the coding sequence ATTCCCACCGTGACCACCCCGGAGACCGTTCGGGTCAGCGATCAGCGGATCGACCGTGTCGTGCCGCTGACCACCCCGGCCCTGCTGCACCACGACCTGCCCCTCGACGACACGCTCGCCTCGGCCGTGCTGGCCGGGCGACGCGCGGTCGGCCGGGTGCTGGACGGCGCCGACGACCGCCTGCTGGTGGTGGTGGGCCCGTGCTCGGTGCACGACCCGGCCGCCGCCCTGGAGTACGCCCACCTGCTCCGCGACGCCGCCGCCCGGGTGGCCGACGACCTGCTGGTGGTGATGCGGGTCTACTTCGAGAAGCCGCGCTCGACGGTGGGCTGGAAGGGCCTGATCAACGACCCCGGGCTGGACGGTTCCGGCGACGTCAACACCGGCCTGCGTACCGCCCGGGCGCTCCTGCTCGACGTGCTGCGCCTGGGGCTCCCCGTCGGCTGCGAGTTCCTCGACCCGATCACCCCGCAGTACATCGCCGACACGGTGGCGTGGGGCGCGATCGGCGCGCGGACGGTGGAGAGCCAGGTGCACCGGCAGCTCGCCTCCGGCCTGTCGATGCCGATCGGCATGAAGAACCGCCCGGACGGCAGCATCGGCACCGCCGTGGACGCCATCCGCGCCGCCGGCGTACCGCACGTCTTCCCCGGCATCGACGTCTCCGGCACGCCGGCGATCCTGCACACCCGGGGCAACGCGGACGGGCACCTGGTGCTGCGCGGCGGCGGCGGGCGGCCGAACTACGACGCGGAGTCGGTGGCCGGCGCCCTGGAGCTGCTGCGGGCGGCGGGCCTGCCCGAGCGCGTGGTGATCGACGCGAGCCACGCCAACAGCGGCAAGGACCACCGCAACCAGCCGCGGGTGGCCGCCGACGTGGCCGCCCAGCTCGACGCCGGCCAGCGCGGCATCGTCGGGATCATGCTGGAGAGCTTCCTGCTCGCCGGCCGCCAGGACCTCGACCCGACCCGCGAGCTGACGTACGGCCAGTCGGTCACCGACGCCTGCATCGGCTGGGACACCACCGAGGAGGTCCTCAGCCACCTGGCCGCCGCCGTCCGCACCCGCCGCCGTACCCCGGCCCCCGCACCCGCCTGA